GTGGCAAGGGCAGCACGGCACGGGCGGCGCAGCCCACCATGGTCGCCGGGGCCCGCCGCGGGGTCGTGACCTAGCGGATGCCGCCGCCGAGCTCGTAGTGACGAGCGGCCTGCTCTGCGTTGATCTCGCTGATCTCCTTGAGGCCATCGACATAGGGCTGGAAGCGGTCGAACTGGTCGCCCGCACCCAGGCTGCAGCCGCTGCAGGTCTCGCAGCCCTCGCCGCAGAAATCGAGCGACGCACGGATGATCTCGACCCGCTGCTCGCGTGTGGTGTCCTTGATCAGGATGCTCTCTGCCATGATGCTTCCCCTCTGGCCGGACGCGGCCTCGTCTGTTGGCACCGACGGTAGCAGACGCATGTGATGGCCACGTCGCAACGTATGGGGATGCGGGGTGGGCGGCCGCCGGTCACTCTGGGCAGGCAACGCGAGTCGGTGGGCACGTTGCCTGGCGATGGTGACCCTGGGCGGGGCCATGTGGGGCACCATCGGTCACTCTGGGCAGGCAACGCGGGCCGACATGCACGTTGCCTGGCGATGGTGACCCTAGGTGGAGACGAACCCGGCCCCTACACGCGCAGGCGTACCACCGCATATGACTTGCCCGCCTCGTCGGTCAGGTTGACCACGCAGCCGTCCTCGGTCATGTGGACCGACGGCACGATGACGTCACCCAGCACCGCCGCCGTGCAGTACTGGACGTCAATCTCCCTGGGGGCCTTGCCATGGGCCTTCTGGTCGTCAAGCGCCGCAAGGGCCATCTCGACGTACTGGGCGTTGTTGACGTGATGGTTGGTATCGAGGTATGCCCTGCTCACCAGGATGGCGTCGCGAGGCGAGCCCTCGCCCTCCACCGGGATGCGCCGCTTGATGGGCCTCATGCCGAGGTCCGGCGCCGCGGGGTCGAGATAGGCCTGGAACTCCTCCTCGCGCATCGGCAGGGGACGGTTCCTCTCGGTATCGAGGAGGAACCACAGCGACTCGGCCCGCACGAGGACGTCACCCGAGTCACCCGTCACCGTGAAGCATCGGGTGCCGAACATGCGGTCATGGGACTTGGCCCAGGTCGAGATGCGGATATGGTCGGCGAAGGCAGGAAGATCCACGATCTCGATATCCCATGCGGCCAGGAGCCAGGCGAAGCCGTTCTCGCGCATGTAGTCGAAGCCCCGGCCGATCGAGCAGGCCTGGAACGTCGAGCAGTCCTGCAGGTAGTTGATGAGCCCAAGCACGGAGAGATGGGCCGACTCGTCCGTCTCGCTGTAGCGCACCGTGCTGTCAAACGAGTACATGCCCACCCCCGACGTCCTGTCGCAGGGAGCCCGTTGCCCCTGCCTGCATATCTGCCATACCCCCGCACGCCACGCCTATACCAACAGGTCGTCAAGCTCCAGCTTGGGGACGTGGTTCACGCCGGCCTCGTCAAGCCAGTAGGCCTGGCCGTGGTCGGCGTCCACCGGCTCGAGCACGGGGGTCTCGGCAGGGCGCCCCAAGGCGAGCAGGAGCACCGGAGCGAAGCCCTTCTCGAGAAGGCCGAGATCAGCCCCGAGAGAGGCGCTGTAACTCTTGATCATGCAGCCGCCGATGCCTGCCGCCGTCGCGGCCAGCATGATGGTCTGCGCCGCGATGCCGGCGTCGAGGTTGTGGAGGGGTTTGTCCTCCATGCCCGCCGGCATGCAGATCACGATGTAACCCGTGGGACGCTCGCCAGCGGCAGGGCCGTCCCAGTCGGCGATGAGACCTGCCCAGTGGTGCGATGCCTCGATGCGCGCTACCTCTTCTGCCTCGGCTGTCACATAGAAGCGCAGGAGCTGCAGGTTGTTGGCGCTAGGAGCGAAGCGTGCGACGTCCACCAGCGCGAGGAGGTCCTCGGACGTGACGGGGTTCTCCTCGTCGAAGCGTCGGCATGAGCGAGAGGAACGGACGAGCTGCGCGAAGTCGTCCTGTGTCATGGGGCCTCCTTGGTCGCGTGCCGTTCCTCACAGGATAGTCCGAAACGGCCGTCGGTCCCCCGCGGATGGCAGGAGACCGACGGATGAGGGGCAATGGACGGTGGAGCGGTCTATCGTACGGCCCCGTCCGCGGGCCACACGCGCACGAGTTCCTCGCACACCACCGGCATGTCGGGCGAGAAGGCCCATGCCCCATGGCCGGCCACCGCGGCATCGGGGTTCGCAGCCACGTGATCGTCCCACATCCGCCGCTCGGTCAAGACGTCTCCACGATGTCCGCGAGCGTCTTGCCGTCGAGATATCCTGCCGTGACCTCGCCGAGCTCACGCCACATGGGACGCGTGGGACAGGTCTCGGCACGGGGGCAGAGCTCTGAGGAGGTGCAGTCCAGGCAGGCGACCGGCGCCAGGCTCCCGCCCTCGGCAGCACGGAGGATCTCGCCCAGCGTGTAGTCCTTGGGCGCACGGGACAACTTGTAGCCGCCGCCCTTGCCACGCTGGGAGCTGACCAGGTCGGCCAGGGAGAGCAGGTGCATGACCTGCTCGAGGTACTTCCGTGAGATGTCCTGCCTCTGCGACACGTCGCCGAGCGAGACCCACCCGTCATGGACGGCAAGGTCCGCCATGACGCGCAACGCGTAGCGACCCTTCGTCGAGAACATGCCAGCCATCGTGCCCCCTTCCGTCGTATGTCCAGCTTAGCGCAGCCGGGGCGCCGCGACGTTCGCAGGCTCCCCATCCGCGAGCATTTCCTCGAGCGTGCGCCACGCCAGCTCGGCACACTTCACGCGCGCGGGCATATGGGCCACCGAGACGAGCGAGGCCGCCTCGTCGAGGGGCTCGAGCGCCGCAGGGTCACTCACCTCGCCGCGGACCATCTCCCCGAAGAGATGGCATACCTCGGCTGCCTCGGCGGGGGTACGCCCCAGCATGGCATCGCAGGCCATGTCGGCAGATCCCTGGCAGACGGCACATCCCGTGCCCTGCCAGGCGGCGTCCGCGATGGTGCCGTCCGAGGCCAGCTCGAGCGAGAGCGTGAGGTCGTCGCCACAGCTGGGGTTCACGCCCTCATGGCTGCAGCACGACCGCGCGAGCTCCTCATGATGGTCGGGGTTGGTGACGTGCTCCATGAGGGCACCGGAATAGAGCGAGGCCGACCCCTGCGAGACGTTCCTCTCAGTCGTTGCCATGGAAGACCTCCCATACGTAGGCGAGCCCGTCGACAAGGGCGTCGACGTCACGCCGGTCGTTGTAGATGCCCACGGAGGCGCGGCAGCAGGTGCCCAGCCCGAGCCAGGCAAGCAGCGGTTGCGCGCAGTGGTGCCCCGCGCGTATCGCCACGTCGCGCGCGTCGCCGAGGATGCCCGCCACGTCGTGGGGATGGATGCCGCGGAGGTTGAACGAGACGACCCCATGGTGCGCCGTCGGGTCGGGCGAGCCCACGAGCTCGACGATTCGATTGCCGGCGGCGTCCGTGAGGCTGGCAAGCCCCTCCATGAGCGCGGCCACGAGCGTGGCCTCCCGCGCCTCGATGGTCTGCCAGCCGATGCCCTCGAGGTAGTCGAGCGCGACGCCGGTGGCATAGATCCCCGCCGCATCCTGCGTGCCCGCCTCGAACTTCTGCGGTACGGGGGCCCACACCGCGCCACCCTCCGTCACGGAGTCGATCATCTCGCCGCCCGTGAGGAAGGGCGGCATGGCCTCGAGCAGCTCGCGCCTGCCCCAGAGCACGCCCACCCCCATGGGACCCCCCAGCTTATGGGCCGAGAGGGCCACGAGGTCGGCCCCGAGCGCGACGACGTCGAGCGGCATGTGGGCCGCGGACTGTGCCGCGTCCAGCACCACGGTGGCTCCCATGGCATGGGCACGGCGGGCGATGGCCGGGACGGGCAGCTCGCAGCCGAGCACGTTCGAGACGTGCGCGACCGAGACGACCCGTGCGTGCGGGCCGATCTTCTCGGCAATCTCGCCCTCGGTGATGCGGCCCTGGGCGTCGGGGCGCAGGAAGACCAGATGGGCCCCCGTAGCTGCACAGACCTGCTGCCAGGGCACGAGGTTGGAGTGGTGCTCCATGATCGAGACCACGACCTCGTCGCCCGACTGGAGCACGGAGCCGCCCAGCGACGAGGCCACGAGGTTGAGTGACTCGGAGGTGTTGCGGGTGAAGACGACCTCGCTCGGGTCCGCGGCGCCCAGGAAGCGGGCCACATGGCCACGGACGTCATCGATGGCCTCGGTCGCCGCCACCGAGAGCGGGTAGAGGCCCCGCAGCGGGTTGGCGTTCATCGTCTCATAGAAGCGGCGCTGGGCGTCGAGCACCACAGCCGGGCGCTGCGCCGTGGCCGCCGTGTCGAGGTAGGTGAGGCCGGGATGACCCGCCAGCAGCGGGAAGTCCGCCCGGTAGGGGTTGGTCGATATGTCGGAGGCATCCGTGGGACGGCTCATGACCTGGTCGCCTCCCCTGCGGCCGACGTGGCTGGTACGAGGTCGGCCGCAAGGTCGGCATCCAGCGTGCCGGCGAAGCGGACCACCGCCTCGCGCGCCGGGCCATGTGTCTTGTCGGCCGCACGACGGACCAGCGACTCGCGCACCAACGCGGCGGCATCGGCCCGCGTGAGGCCACGGGCCACCAGGTAGGAGAGCTGCTCGCCCGCGACGGTGCCGATGGTGGCGCCGTGGTCGGCCGCGACGTCCTCCTCGTCGCAGAGGATGGTGGGAAGCGAGCGGTTGGAGACGTCCTCGCCAGCCAGCACCACCACCTCAGACTCCTGCCCCCGCGACCCCTTGCAACCATGACGCAGGTCGATGGTCTGGCGACTCGACTTGGCCGCATGCTCCCCCACCACGCCCGAGGCCTCGATGTGGGCACGCGTGTCATGCCCCCGCTGCCAGACCTGCTGGCCGAAGTCGACCGAGTGGGCCTCGTCTGCGAGGTAGCGCATGGTGAGGCGCGCGCTCGAGGCGTCACCGGCGAGGTCCGCGAGGCTCCCGAGCGCCGACGTGCCCGCGCCGAGCAGGTACTGCGTGACGTCCAGATGGGCACCCGTGCCGAGCGTCGCGCCGAGGCTGTCGAGGTACTGGTCCCTCTCGCCCAGGGCGACGACCGACGTGACGTCCACGTGGGCACGTGCGGAGAGCACGAGGCGGAGCTGCGAGCCGAAGGTCTTGGAGGCCTGGGCGTCGGCTGCCACCACGGTGACGTGGACGGTCGCCCCCTCGCCCACGATGATGCCGCACGAGCGGACCGGCGTCGTGGCGTCCATGCGGAGCTCCAGGTGAGCCGTCGTGCGCGCGGGCACCTCGATGAGGCGGGCCCGGGGCGCCATGGCGTCGAGCCAGGCCGTGGCCTCCGGGCCGGCGCCGCAGCTGACCCGCGCGACCCGCCCGTCGAGCACGACCTCCCTCTTCGAGGAGGCCGGCGCCGGCACCTCGAGGGTCGTGTCGTTCACGCGGAGTCGGTTCCAGGTCTGGGTCGGCGTGGCATCCACGCCGGAGAGTGTGACGGTGCTCATCCTATGGCCCCTTCCATCTCGAGCTTGATGAGGTTGTTCATCTCGACGGCGTACTCGAGCGGCAGCTCCTTCGAGATGGGGTTGGCGAACCCGTTGACCACCAGGGTGCGGGCCTCCTGCTCGGTCATGCCGCGAGCCATGAGGTAGCCCACCGTGTCGTCCGAGATGCGGCCAATCGTGGCCTCATGGCCCACCTGGGCGTCACCGCGTCGCACGTCCATGGCCGGGATGGTGTCCGAGCGGCTACGGTCGTCGAGCATGAGCGACTGGCAGCTCACCGTGGCCGTGGCATGGGCGGCCTCGGGCGTGACCACCACGGCGCTCCTGAAGGTGGAGACGCCGCCGTCCTTCGAGAGCGACTTCGTCGAGACGGACGCCGTGCAGTCGGGAGCCGCGAGCACGACCTTGCAGCCGGTGTCGAGGTCCTGCCCGCCACCGGCGAAGGTGATGGACGTGAACTCGCACGTGGCCTTCTCGCCAGCCAGGATCGAGGTGGGATACAGGTAGCTCACGTGGCTGCCGAACGACCCCGAGACCCACTCGATGTCGCCGCCGGCCTCGACGCGCGCCCGCTTGGTGTTGAGGTTGTACATGTTCTTTGACCAGTTCTCGATGGTCGAGTAGCGCAGATGGGCGTCGCGCCCCACATAGAGCTCGACGCAGCCGGCATGGAGGTTGGCCACGTTGTACTTGGGAGCCGAGCAACCCTCTATGAAGTGCAGGCTCGCCCCCGGCTCCACCACGATGAGCGTGTGCTCGAACTGGCCGGCACCCGCAGCATTGAGGCGGAAGTAGCTCTGGAGCGGGAAGTCCAGGCTCACGCCCGCAGGCACGTAGACGAAGGAGCCGCCACTCCACACGGCACCATGGAGGGCCGCGAACTTGTGGTCGCTGGCCGGCACCAGGTGCATGAAGCGCTCGCGGATGAGGTCCTCGTAGGGACCATGGAGCGCCTCCTCGATGCCCGAGTAGACCACGCCCTGCTCTGCGACCTCGTCGCGCATGTTGTGGTACACGAGCTCCGAGTCATACTGGGCGCCCACGCCGGCCAGGCTCGTGCGCTCGGCCTCGGGGATCCCCAGGCGCTCGAAGGTGTCCTTGATGTCGGCCGGGACGTCGTCCCAGTCGGCCGACTCGCCCGCGTTGGCCGTGACGTAGGTCGAGATGTGGTCCATGTCGAGGCCGGCGATGGAGGGGCCCCAGTTCCTGGGCATGTCGAGCTTGCGGTAGGTCTCGAGCGAGGCGAGCCGCAGGTCGAGCATCCAGGAGGGCTCGTCCTTGCGCCTCGAGATGCGCTCCACGACCTCGGGTGTGAGGCCGTCGGCGAAGCGCTCGTAGCCCGCGCTGGCAGGCTCGGGCTTCACGAAGTCGTAGAGGCTCGCGTCGACCTCGGCGACCGC
This genomic stretch from Atopobiaceae bacterium harbors:
- a CDS encoding thioesterase, whose translation is MYSFDSTVRYSETDESAHLSVLGLINYLQDCSTFQACSIGRGFDYMRENGFAWLLAAWDIEIVDLPAFADHIRISTWAKSHDRMFGTRCFTVTGDSGDVLVRAESLWFLLDTERNRPLPMREEEFQAYLDPAAPDLGMRPIKRRIPVEGEGSPRDAILVSRAYLDTNHHVNNAQYVEMALAALDDQKAHGKAPREIDVQYCTAAVLGDVIVPSVHMTEDGCVVNLTDEAGKSYAVVRLRV
- a CDS encoding nitroreductase family protein, coding for MTQDDFAQLVRSSRSCRRFDEENPVTSEDLLALVDVARFAPSANNLQLLRFYVTAEAEEVARIEASHHWAGLIADWDGPAAGERPTGYIVICMPAGMEDKPLHNLDAGIAAQTIMLAATAAGIGGCMIKSYSASLGADLGLLEKGFAPVLLLALGRPAETPVLEPVDADHGQAYWLDEAGVNHVPKLELDDLLV
- a CDS encoding Rrf2 family transcriptional regulator is translated as MAGMFSTKGRYALRVMADLAVHDGWVSLGDVSQRQDISRKYLEQVMHLLSLADLVSSQRGKGGGYKLSRAPKDYTLGEILRAAEGGSLAPVACLDCTSSELCPRAETCPTRPMWRELGEVTAGYLDGKTLADIVETS
- a CDS encoding SUF system NifU family Fe-S cluster assembly protein, with the protein product MATTERNVSQGSASLYSGALMEHVTNPDHHEELARSCCSHEGVNPSCGDDLTLSLELASDGTIADAAWQGTGCAVCQGSADMACDAMLGRTPAEAAEVCHLFGEMVRGEVSDPAALEPLDEAASLVSVAHMPARVKCAELAWRTLEEMLADGEPANVAAPRLR
- a CDS encoding SufS family cysteine desulfurase, which translates into the protein MSRPTDASDISTNPYRADFPLLAGHPGLTYLDTAATAQRPAVVLDAQRRFYETMNANPLRGLYPLSVAATEAIDDVRGHVARFLGAADPSEVVFTRNTSESLNLVASSLGGSVLQSGDEVVVSIMEHHSNLVPWQQVCAATGAHLVFLRPDAQGRITEGEIAEKIGPHARVVSVAHVSNVLGCELPVPAIARRAHAMGATVVLDAAQSAAHMPLDVVALGADLVALSAHKLGGPMGVGVLWGRRELLEAMPPFLTGGEMIDSVTEGGAVWAPVPQKFEAGTQDAAGIYATGVALDYLEGIGWQTIEAREATLVAALMEGLASLTDAAGNRIVELVGSPDPTAHHGVVSFNLRGIHPHDVAGILGDARDVAIRAGHHCAQPLLAWLGLGTCCRASVGIYNDRRDVDALVDGLAYVWEVFHGND
- a CDS encoding SufD family Fe-S cluster assembly protein, translated to MSTVTLSGVDATPTQTWNRLRVNDTTLEVPAPASSKREVVLDGRVARVSCGAGPEATAWLDAMAPRARLIEVPARTTAHLELRMDATTPVRSCGIIVGEGATVHVTVVAADAQASKTFGSQLRLVLSARAHVDVTSVVALGERDQYLDSLGATLGTGAHLDVTQYLLGAGTSALGSLADLAGDASSARLTMRYLADEAHSVDFGQQVWQRGHDTRAHIEASGVVGEHAAKSSRQTIDLRHGCKGSRGQESEVVVLAGEDVSNRSLPTILCDEEDVAADHGATIGTVAGEQLSYLVARGLTRADAAALVRESLVRRAADKTHGPAREAVVRFAGTLDADLAADLVPATSAAGEATRS
- the sufB gene encoding Fe-S cluster assembly protein SufB, encoding MSAVAEVDASLYDFVKPEPASAGYERFADGLTPEVVERISRRKDEPSWMLDLRLASLETYRKLDMPRNWGPSIAGLDMDHISTYVTANAGESADWDDVPADIKDTFERLGIPEAERTSLAGVGAQYDSELVYHNMRDEVAEQGVVYSGIEEALHGPYEDLIRERFMHLVPASDHKFAALHGAVWSGGSFVYVPAGVSLDFPLQSYFRLNAAGAGQFEHTLIVVEPGASLHFIEGCSAPKYNVANLHAGCVELYVGRDAHLRYSTIENWSKNMYNLNTKRARVEAGGDIEWVSGSFGSHVSYLYPTSILAGEKATCEFTSITFAGGGQDLDTGCKVVLAAPDCTASVSTKSLSKDGGVSTFRSAVVVTPEAAHATATVSCQSLMLDDRSRSDTIPAMDVRRGDAQVGHEATIGRISDDTVGYLMARGMTEQEARTLVVNGFANPISKELPLEYAVEMNNLIKLEMEGAIG